One window from the genome of Acidobacteriota bacterium encodes:
- a CDS encoding lasso RiPP family leader peptide-containing protein, producing the protein MKTEIEHRETLSSELPPEGGKKPYSPPRLRRYGSLEELTEFSGNDGLDAVFSGTSVTT; encoded by the coding sequence ATGAAGACTGAGATCGAACACCGGGAGACGCTGTCCTCCGAGCTGCCTCCGGAGGGGGGCAAGAAGCCCTATTCGCCTCCCCGCCTGAGGCGCTATGGGTCGCTGGAAGAGCTCACCGAGTTCTCCGGCAACGACGGTCTGGACGCGGTGTTCTCGGGCACCTCGGTCACCACTTGA